One part of the Ornithodoros turicata isolate Travis chromosome 2, ASM3712646v1, whole genome shotgun sequence genome encodes these proteins:
- the LOC135383793 gene encoding uncharacterized protein LOC135383793 isoform X1: protein MFAYVRYLFDDVRVVVPVTDIKNFPGDVDITDLNGNAEFSVFKVYWAGDRKTRGGYYDAQVIYLADDEADAKCGGERKRLGKAPRIEAISQPSKSKKDNTVKKKKSKRSKKDMETALLRELSSDSEDDCVILSSEKKELEVRLARCQKELRRAREENLHLQKALVAKVLEADTIIERYHCKCCSRGIEQHVSSVSTDDIGAMTVHKAAAVIGSERRGVVSTAAAASTVSGSQENSSVRPAPVATAVTGSSHAVPSAVTVSQTSTGMVPAPVASMVSSSQRSTRIGISPTLAGTGNQRSGVTCPTPLDVDWLMEEPIADHEVLLRTPPSLAREVQPSEHFVHEAHCTVENRAMVLDVPREDSTAPGDTHGGEVEMTDIGGGVTVRSAQWKRISAQEKDSLFLKEALVLIWGTETLRNRTVTGRPCNKLKSQGVGPVDPGLTPKKLDALKEAYRKRLTARGEKEEEITKKMKKVRETLNDKIKSLKKWPGG, encoded by the exons ATGTTTGCGTATGTCAGGTATTTGTTTGATGACGTACGGGTGGTTGTGCCTGTAACGGACATTAAGAACTTTCCGGGTGATGTGGACATAACAGACCTCAACGGCAACGCGGAGTTTTCTGTGTTTAAGGTGTATTGGGCAGGGGACAGAAAAACGCGTGGGGGATATTACGACGCGCAAGTCATCTACCTTGCAG ACGATGAAGCCGACGCAAAATGTGGCGGTGAGAGGAAGCGGCTGGGAAAGGCGCCACGCATTGAAGCCATATCACAGCCGTCGAAAAGCAAG AAGGACAATACTgttaagaagaaaaaatcaaaaagATCAAAAAAAGACATGGAGACTGCGCTACTTCGGGAGCTGAGCTCCGATTCTGAAGACGACTGCGTCATACTGTCCTCAGAAAAGAAAGAGTTGGAAGTGAGGCTGGCCAGGTGTCAGAAAGAACTACGCCGAGCAAGAGAGGAAAACCTCCATCTGCAAAAAGCACTTGTGGCAAAGGTCCTGGAAGCAG ATACAATCATTGAGAGATACCACTGCAAGTGCTGCAGCAGAGGGATAGAGCAGCACGTCTCTTCAGTGAGCACTGATGACATCGGAGCAATGACAG TGCACAAGGCAGCTGCAGTTATCGGCAGTGAAAGGAGGGGTGTCGTCAGCACTGCTGCAGCAGCTTCAACTGTTTCTGGCAGCCAGGAGAACAGCAGTGTCAGGCCTGCTCCAGTAGCTACAGCAGTTACTGGCAGCTCTCATGCTGTGCCTTCAGCTGTTACTGTCAGCCAGACAAGCACTGGTATGGTACCTGCTCCTGTAGCTTCAATGGTCTCCAGCAGCCAGAGAAGCACTAGGATTGGTATCAGTCCTACTCTAGCAGGTACAGGCAACCAAAGAAGTGGTGTCACCTGCCCCACTCCACTAGATGTTGATTGGCTCATGGAGGAGCCTATAGCAG ACCACGAAGTCCTTTTGCGGACTCCACCATCATTGGCTCGTGAAGTGCAACCCTCGGAACACTTCGTACACGAAG CTCACTGCACAGTGGAAAACAGAGCCATGGTGCTAGATGTGCCACGTGAAG ACAGCACCGCTCCTGGAGACACGCACGGGGGTGAAGTTGAGATG ACAGACATAGGAGGAGGAGTCACTGTTCGCAGTGCACAGTGGAAGCGGATATCAGCCCAAGAAAAGGACTCCCTGTTCCTGAAGGAGGCCCTTGTTCTGATTTGGGGAACAGAGACCCTTAGAAACAGAACTGTGACGGGCCGGCCATGCAACAAATTGAAGTCTCAAGGTGTGGGACCAGTCGACCCTGGGCTAACACCGAAGAAACTGGACGCTTTGAAAG AGGCATATCGGAAGCGTCTGACAGCAAGAGGGGAGAAGGAAGAGGAGATcacaaaaaaaatgaagaaagtgCGCGAGACGCTAAACGATAAAATAAAAAGCTTGAAAAAGTGGCCAGGTGGTTAA
- the LOC135383793 gene encoding uncharacterized protein LOC135383793 isoform X2, whose translation MFAYVRYLFDDVRVVVPVTDIKNFPGDVDITDLNGNAEFSVFKVYWAGDRKTRGGYYDAQVIYLADDEADAKCGGERKRLGKAPRIEAISQPSKSKKDNTVKKKKSKRSKKDMETALLRELSSDSEDDCVILSSEKKELEVRLARCQKELRRAREENLHLQKALVAKVLEADTIIERYHCKCCSRGIEQHVSSVSTDDIGAMTVHKAAAVIGSERRGVVSTAAAASTVSGSQENSSVRPAPVATAVTGSSHAVPSAVTVSQTSTAGTGNQRSGVTCPTPLDVDWLMEEPIADHEVLLRTPPSLAREVQPSEHFVHEAHCTVENRAMVLDVPREDSTAPGDTHGGEVEMTDIGGGVTVRSAQWKRISAQEKDSLFLKEALVLIWGTETLRNRTVTGRPCNKLKSQGVGPVDPGLTPKKLDALKEAYRKRLTARGEKEEEITKKMKKVRETLNDKIKSLKKWPGG comes from the exons ATGTTTGCGTATGTCAGGTATTTGTTTGATGACGTACGGGTGGTTGTGCCTGTAACGGACATTAAGAACTTTCCGGGTGATGTGGACATAACAGACCTCAACGGCAACGCGGAGTTTTCTGTGTTTAAGGTGTATTGGGCAGGGGACAGAAAAACGCGTGGGGGATATTACGACGCGCAAGTCATCTACCTTGCAG ACGATGAAGCCGACGCAAAATGTGGCGGTGAGAGGAAGCGGCTGGGAAAGGCGCCACGCATTGAAGCCATATCACAGCCGTCGAAAAGCAAG AAGGACAATACTgttaagaagaaaaaatcaaaaagATCAAAAAAAGACATGGAGACTGCGCTACTTCGGGAGCTGAGCTCCGATTCTGAAGACGACTGCGTCATACTGTCCTCAGAAAAGAAAGAGTTGGAAGTGAGGCTGGCCAGGTGTCAGAAAGAACTACGCCGAGCAAGAGAGGAAAACCTCCATCTGCAAAAAGCACTTGTGGCAAAGGTCCTGGAAGCAG ATACAATCATTGAGAGATACCACTGCAAGTGCTGCAGCAGAGGGATAGAGCAGCACGTCTCTTCAGTGAGCACTGATGACATCGGAGCAATGACAG TGCACAAGGCAGCTGCAGTTATCGGCAGTGAAAGGAGGGGTGTCGTCAGCACTGCTGCAGCAGCTTCAACTGTTTCTGGCAGCCAGGAGAACAGCAGTGTCAGGCCTGCTCCAGTAGCTACAGCAGTTACTGGCAGCTCTCATGCTGTGCCTTCAGCTGTTACTGTCAGCCAGACAAGCACTG CAGGTACAGGCAACCAAAGAAGTGGTGTCACCTGCCCCACTCCACTAGATGTTGATTGGCTCATGGAGGAGCCTATAGCAG ACCACGAAGTCCTTTTGCGGACTCCACCATCATTGGCTCGTGAAGTGCAACCCTCGGAACACTTCGTACACGAAG CTCACTGCACAGTGGAAAACAGAGCCATGGTGCTAGATGTGCCACGTGAAG ACAGCACCGCTCCTGGAGACACGCACGGGGGTGAAGTTGAGATG ACAGACATAGGAGGAGGAGTCACTGTTCGCAGTGCACAGTGGAAGCGGATATCAGCCCAAGAAAAGGACTCCCTGTTCCTGAAGGAGGCCCTTGTTCTGATTTGGGGAACAGAGACCCTTAGAAACAGAACTGTGACGGGCCGGCCATGCAACAAATTGAAGTCTCAAGGTGTGGGACCAGTCGACCCTGGGCTAACACCGAAGAAACTGGACGCTTTGAAAG AGGCATATCGGAAGCGTCTGACAGCAAGAGGGGAGAAGGAAGAGGAGATcacaaaaaaaatgaagaaagtgCGCGAGACGCTAAACGATAAAATAAAAAGCTTGAAAAAGTGGCCAGGTGGTTAA
- the LOC135383791 gene encoding uncharacterized protein LOC135383791, producing MEELQRENSGGVASAQVGAAAVGPYAVHHYNGGHDTSCSIASTNVTSEARPPQSLRENESCGGVTSTASPPAARIRRKRYLEPNSPYVVPRQTLYHQRKKGCLQVSAETHNEQVMSSPESLSLAPEEETHNCNTVPNATGDEECPPAGPESDVGNVQPECHLEHNESDGSLHECNSDSSESSDTEADDAEACNMDDRDITNFLKEYSEVTLPNQTTTKAQALLLILMYAVTAGLSWTHVDGLLKLINALLGSKVLPNSNYMFRKIWKHAKKGTIELHYFCEDCDMHLGHSIHPISTGSVKCNSCRTKYDTTKLVARGKFFIIFDIKRQLQSVLKRFSRSILENIQQIRSRASSRFLSDITDGALYRNMRLQSWWEDTDVTVTFSTDGANVFKSRPASVWPLQLIINEMPLPARWHNIIIGGLWFSSHHPNMFMYLKVFIDKLRKLGTVMWEDASTSRQISSHVHVLACSVDAPARAMVLNRKQYNGYDGCPWCYHPGKYIDGSVRYPYREQLRMRTHNEVVRDMKKATNQGEVVNGIKGLSAVVQLEGFDVVRGISPDYMHCVLEGVTKQFTEFWLTKCTSEAYIGGKVNTVNERLSHIHPPIASTRLPRSIDERASWKATEWKFWLLFYCLPCVEGLLPQQFLYHFGLLSEAIFLLLKSTISPEELSRAERLIKQFVKQTEGLYNEAMSTYNVHQLLHLPDTVRNLGPLWATSMFPFESNNRVILRLVTAANSVPLQIAERCVMKQKLHDLAQFVHLSEGFNIFSRPSRCCSSVLGSEQTPLDISQTIQQLIQQRLGHLPELQRYLRAVVNGVTVHSAQHTRPTKTCSRFIKARQGSFCEVLVILKVKREEQILFVCRESIVDSVIAEASHIRRCELPPDGQDICVVADSDIECAAIFIDVGTSQFLSVPPNTLETN from the exons ATGGAAGAGcttcaaagagaaaacagcgGCGGGGTCGCAAGCGCACAAGTCGGAGCCGCCGCGGTCGGGCCCTACGCTGTGCATCACTACAACGGCGGACATGATACTTCGTGCAGCATAGCATCTACGAATGTGACATCTGAAGCAAGACCTCCGCAGTCTTTGCGAGAGAACGAATCCTGTGGTGGCGTAACGTCTACGGCTTCACCTCCAGCTGCTAGAATTCGGCGCAAGCGGTATTTGGAACCCAACAGTCCATATGTGGTACCAAGACAAACACTGTACCACCAAAGGAAGAAAG GTTGCCTGCAAGTCTCTGCAGAAACTCACAACGAGCAAGTTATGTCAAGTCCAGAATCATTATCACTGGCACCTGAAGAGGAAACACACAATTGCAATACCGTGCCAAATGCTACAGGTGACGAAGAATGTCCACCTGCGGGTCCAGAGTCAGATGTTGGTAACGTGCAGCCTGAATGCCACTTGGAACACAACGAAAGTGACGGAAGCCTACACGAGTGCAATTCGGACTCCAGTGAATCAAGTGACACAGAGGCTGATGATGCCGAGGCATGCAACATGGATGACAGGGACATAACCAACTTCCTGAAGGAATACTCAGAGGTGACTTTACCGAACCAGACTACGACGAAAGCGCAAGCTTTACTGCTGATATTGATGTATGCTGTGACAGCAGGCCTATCTTGGACACATGTGGATGGGCTGCTGAAGTTAATTAATGCCCTCCTTGGCAGTAAGGTGCTACCGAACAGCAATTACATGTTTCGGAAAATTTGGAAACATGCAAAAAAGGGCACAATAGAGCTTCACTATTTTTGTGAAGACTGTGATATGCATCTTGGACACTCAATACATCCTATCAGTACTGGGTCTGTGAAGTGTAATTCTTGCCGGACAAAATATGATACAACAAAACTTGTGGCAAGAGGAAAGTTTTTCATAATTTTTGACATCAAACGCCAGCTGCAGTCAGTATTGAAGCGGTTTTCACGATCCATTCTGGAAAACATACAACAAATTAGATCTCGGGCATCATCAAGGTTCCTCAGTGATATCACTGACGGAGCACTGTACAGAAACATGAGGCTGCAATCATGGTGGGAGGACACAGACGTCACTGTCACTTTTAGTACTGACGGGGCCAATGTCTTCAAATCGCGTCCAGCATCAGTGTGGCCCCTGCAGCTGATTATCAACGAGATGCCTTTGCCTGCCAGGTGGCACAACATCATAATAGGTGGACTATGGTTCTCAAGCCACCACCCCAACATGTTTATGTACCTGAAGGTGTTCATCGATAAGTTGAGAAAGCTTGGAACTGTCATGTGGGAAGACGCAAGTACGTCAAGACAAATATCATCGCACGTCCATGTCCTTGCATGCTCTGTTGATGCCCCAGCCAGGGCTATGGTCCTAAACAGGAAACAATACAATGGTTATGATGGGTGTCCCTGGTGCTACCACCCTGGAAAATACATTGACG GAAGCGTCCGATACCCATACCGTGAGCAGTTGAGGATGCGTACCCACAATGAAGTGGTCAGAGACATGAAGAAAGCAACGAACCAGGGAGAGGTTGTCAATGGCATTAAAGGTCTGAGTGCAGTAGTGCAGCTGGAAGGATTTGATGTGGTGCGTGGCATCTCACCTGACTACATGCACTGTGTTTTAGAGGGTGTGACAAAACAATTCACTGAATTCTGGCTAACCAAATGCACAAGCGAGGCATACATCGGTGGGAAGGTGAATACTGTGAACGAAAGACTCAGCCATATTCATCCACCAATAGCGTCTACACGTCTCCCAAGGTCTATCGACGAAAGGGCATCATGGAAGGCTACAGAGTGGAAATTTTGGCTGTTGTTTTATTGCCTTCCTTGTGTTGAAGGACTGCTTCCACAGCAGTTTCTGTATCACTTTGGCCTTCTCTCGGAGGCAATTTTTTTGTTGCTGAAGTCAACTATTTCACCCGAAGAATTATCCAGGGCAGAAAGACTTATCAAGCAGTTCGTGAAGCAAACAGAAGGACTTTACAATGAAGCTATGTCAACctataatgtccaccagctcCTGCACCTTCCTGATACAGTACGGAACCTCGGCCCACTGTGGGCAACATCGATGTTTCCATTTGAGAGTAATAACAGGGTCATCCTGCGCCTTGTCACTGCTGCAAACTCTGTGCCCTTACAAATAGCAGAGCGGTGCGTGATGAAGCAAAAATTACATGACCTTGCTCAGTTTGTGCACCTTTCTGAAGGATTCAACATTTTTTCCCGCCCATCAAGGTGTTGCAGCAGTGTTCTTGGCTCCGAGCAAACCCCACTTGATATCTCGCAGACGATCCAACAACTAATTCAGCAGCGTCTTGGCCACTTACCAGAGCTTCAGCGTTATCTCAGGGCTGTAGTTAATGGCGTTACGGTGCATAGTGCTCAACACACAAGGCCAACAAAGACATGCTCACGTTTTATCAAGGCTAGGCAAGGCTCCTTTTGTGAAGTGCTTGTGATACTCAAAGTCAAACGGGAGGAGCAGATTCTGTTCGTTTGCAGAGAATCCATTGTGGATTCTGTGATAGCTGAAGCAAGCCACATTAGGAGGTGTGAATTGCCACCTGACGGACAAGATATCTGTGTTGTGGCAGATAGTGACATAGAatgcgcagccatttttattgATGTGGGTACGTCGCAGTTTTTGAGCGTGCCACCAAACACCCTAGAAACTAATTAA